The nucleotide sequence AATGCTAAACTCTCACTCTATGCATATACAAGTATTTTTCaggtctgtatgctagcataccgacctggttAATGCTAAACTCTCACTCTATGCACATCCTAgtatttgtcaggtctgtatgctagcataccgacctggtgtatgttaaactctcactctatgcatatatactagtatttgtcaggtctgtatgctagcataccgacctggtgTATGTTAAACTCTCACTCTATGCATATACTAGTATTTTTCAGGTAtgtatgctagcataccgacctggttAATGCTAAACTTTCACTCTATGCATATACTAGCATTTTTCaggtctgtatgctagcataccgacctggttAATGCAAAACTCTCACTCTATGCACATCCTAgtatttgtcaggtctgtatgctagcataccgacctggtgtatgttaaactctcactctatgcatatatactagtatttgtcaggtctgtatgctagcatacagacctGGTGTATGTTAAACTCTCACTTTCTGCGTATATAAgtatttgtcaggtctgtatTCCTGCATACAAATCTGGTGTATTTAGAacctttaatatatttattttggcATAGTTAAGGTCTGTATGCCTGTATACGAACCTGGGATATGTaaaccgatttttttttaaatttattttggctTTTTTTCTGCTAGGTACTTGTATGCCTGCATGGATTCTAAAATTTTATTCTGGATTCATGTTTGTATTGGCAAGTCTGTATGCCTGAATGCTAAGTATTTACTGAGTAGTAACATTTCTTATTTAATTATGTTTGCATACCTCCCttagaaaataaggagatgtgtatGATTGTTAAATGAAAAGGTCGAATTACATGGATGTAAGAAATTACTTATGTATAGCCttcaacttcatttgaatttgaaagaaagCTCTTAATTCTTAACTGCAACACTCAGGGGTTTATTCCCATATACTAACCCGCTTTTCAATAAACTCTTGTAAAACAATAGAATTCATAGGTTTGATTGTCGGCATACCAACATATAATCCTATACACATTGGAACATAAAAGTTTGCATATTTGACATTTTCAGTTCACGGTATTCTTGCATACAACACTGGTGTACGGTGAAAGCTTATTTTTCTTGCATGGATACATACAAGCTTTAATTGCTTGTATACCAATCTATCTTTTATTGAATTGCAGTTTTACATACATTCTAGTATTGTCAAACCAAGCTGGTGTTCAGTAAGCTTGTGTTATTAATATGGTTTGCCCcagttttaaaagagggacgaaagataccaaagggacagtcaaactcataaatctaaaagaaactgacaacgccatggctaaaaataaaaaagacaaacagaaaaacaatagtacacacgacacaacatagaaaactaaagaataaacaacacgaaccccaccaaaaactaggggtgatctcaggtgctccggaagggtaagcagatcctgctccacatgtggcacccgtcgtgttgcttaagtgattacaaatccggtaaatagtctaattcggtaggtcatattcatgaaagggaaggggattgtagttacgacgtaaggaacatatccgatatcatttgtgaaacggttattccataacggtcaaccaactcgtgatggcgtccgtaaaatttacgaagggatgatttcaacttcaccatttgaaactcttggtttaatagcttccttgtgagcagcaaacctctatcaagaaaatcatgataggaaatgcaagcacgggaatatcgtatcaattgggagatatataccccgtatgcaggtgctgctggaatgttgctacttagaaatggaaagttcacaattggaaagctgaaatcatctcttttgtcgtaaagttttgttttcaaccgaccctcattgtcaatttctagatgtaagtcaagatatgaagccgacttaactgtatctgtagtatcctttatctctagttcgattggatagatgcgttccacatagtcaccaaattttgaattgtttagtgaaagaacatcatctatatagcggaaagtagagttaaaggatattgctaacttcttatctttcttcctaagaagttcctgcatgaagtcagcctcatgataataaagaaacaagtcggcgagtagaggggcacagtttgttcccattggaatgccgacagtctgttgaaaaacacgtcctccgaacgtaacaaatatgttgtcaatcaagaaatcaagcatcttgataatgtcagtttcagagaattttttgtttgaatcagagtgattctttacaaagtaggatttatccctccctaagacaagatacttgtatctacgttggccattcttttttatgaagcaaagtaatatcaactctttcaatttgtcttttagtttggaatgtggaatacttgtgtacagggtagaaaagtcaaatgttttaatactgttacaagatgaaagagagttagattgtatgtactctaaaagatcttttgaatttttaagtatccacatctgattcacgccacctctagaataggcagtttcacaataactttgaagcccgtctttgattgctgataaaatagatgttaataatttagaaagaggtttcgtggagcacttggaagacccagcaatataccgttgtttgtaaggacacttatgtagtttaggtatccaatacagtgatggaagatccagttcttcatctttggttgaaattccaaaggaacatagaacagacctatgattatcaaggatttcctctttggtaagtgtcgtgagggtatatgttgagttaccaagtgaattgtcaatacctaattcgtttatcaagcagttgatgtagtgacttttacacacaaaaacgatgttatttggggctttatctgcagggacaacaacatatttgtcatggaggtcggataagtgttttgcaacatttgggtctttaaagattgacgtagcatgggcattgatggacccattcagtttcttaattctgatttgtatcaacgacctcactgccttaatccattcggaaagagtgtctacgtcttccttctcgcgcttagcccattgcctggcataatcctcgactgaatccatcaaaattttaaagttgtatttccaattgatggatttaggctcacgatatttgggacctttcgataacacatttcgtaaagaagtgttattaacaatgttaaggtcaccggtaataacgtggccagcaggattatatgtgaatttggaactagcacaagtgcaatcaggaggtttagacttgtcTGTATATTTGGTGGCACttattagatattttaaaagcaaGCTGAATGGTTTGCATTCTAACCAGCCttatattgtattcatattttgaaTTGCAAAACTATCATTTTTTCATCGTTCTCTAAGTTATAGACttcaagaggggcgaaagatgccagaggaacagtcaaactcataaatcgaaaataaactgacaacaccatgacatgaaatatacaaattaaagtacacaAGAAACAGCATAGAAAACAAACACagtctgagcaacacgaaccctgaCCAAatactggggatgatctcaggtgctccagaagggtacgCAGATACTGCTCCAAATGTCCAACAGTGGCACCGTCGGGTTGCTCATGTTTTTACAAACCCGATAACTAGCTTTATACAGTaagtcaaattcatgaaaagggaaggggagtTGTAAAAACAAATCCTTCAACCAGGAGAGCCAAAGAATTGATGTCTAGTGAAGCCATGCATACATTATTAGCAGGAACAACAAAAAGACTGGTGTTGTTCATTGGTGTCATAGTTTTCTAGGAAGGCATTGGTTTAACCTATCCAGTGACTAAGAAGTGTTACAATTAAATTCATaagcaacacataaatagttacATGAAAGGTATAGCCAATGTTTGAAAAATGCTGAAACGAGAAATGGAAActacatattatatacatatacatatatgcgAGTAAATATTTTACGCTTcacaaatttaacattgatgtggCGTGGTCAACTACATCAAAGATTTGATGGTCAATTATacttaatttgttgaatgatCTTTCATCTTGATTATTAAATGTGACAGTTTGCATGTACGGTACATTAGTTGCACAGTATGCAGGATTTTAACGCTATGAaccccagagcttctgggggccttgagcggcccccataCCCTCTTCCGTAGGACGCTGGCGGAACACTTCCGTGTCCCATATGTCTAATTTGCCAAAAAACGTACCATTATTTATGGGCCTGCTACGCCTATGTATtagtgaaataaagtatctgaagtATCTTAAAAAAAGATCTTCATAAATTACCCTGTTACAGTATTGATTTAAACAGTCTATAGCTAGTGGCGGAttaagatattttcataaagggggagggggttccagCCAAGGTTCAGTaattcctatataatcaaccaaatttttcccacaaaagggggacAGGTACCTTTTGTATCCGCCTATGGGAccaaacataaaaaataagaaataataatgtatagcaaaacaatttacgaaaaagaaAAAACGGAAAAATATGAACCAATGACAACTTCAACagtcaggctcctgacttgggaaaggcataTAAAGACTATATAGTGTGGCCGGTTTTAACATGTGAGCGCTCAgcttccccctttttttacctGGGAAAGTTGTTTCCCTAAAAGTTGTACGAATAAGACATGAATATCCAGAAGTTTCATAAGGGGGATGAAATAGGGAGGGCACTGCATGACTTCTTTAGATATGGACGCTTCAGTACTGTTTCCCTCGATAAATCAACTAAAGTTTTCCCACAAAGCACTGGCATAGCACCTCCTTATATAGATTCTATCTCTTGCTACATGTCTACATGTTCAAGTCGACCTccaaaattttttaaaagaggGTGTTAAATGAAATcgtgaaaaatgtacaaaaacagCTAGGTTTACTTACCATAAATATATCCGACATTCTGTTTTGCTTCTGGTTTATTCAAATCAAGATAATAGAgcgtatttttgtccattttcatCTCCGTGAGGGGAACTCCTTCATCGATCATTcaaattgtttacatttataaatgacGTCATGTAGATGGAGTGCGTGACTCCGCAGATAAATAGTccttttttctttgactttttaaTAATTACCGATACCAAGTATAAACAAAACAGGTTGTTTTGTAATCAATTGCTACTATTCTAATTAAGTGTACTGGTAAGTAACTTGTGTAAGTCAAGGCTATCCGTCTATATCCCTCCGCATCACGTCAGAAGGTCCCTGACGTCATATAAATTTTTGTCAACAACTTCGAACTTGGAACCTTGTACAAATTATGATCGCCTCATTTTTCCGTAATTTTAATTTGCAAACAAAACAGATAACTGCTAGGTCAATAAAGCGATCATAGTCATGGAACTTGAGAATTGGTTTTCATTTATAGATTTACAAAAGTGAACGCTTTACCGGGTTGCCTTAACCGGCGCTTTTCTGTTTACCAACGGGAGAAAATAAAAAGGTCAGTGGTAGgcttttagttttaaaaaaacttgaaatcGGCAATAAAGTAAAACCACAACTATACTGacgtaaatgattttttaaacacCCAGGTTCGTATGCTATCATACAGACCTGTGAAATACAACATCTGATTCAATATTTGCTGTTCTGCATACACCAGGTGCGTATGCTAGCATACATACCTGAGAAATACAATGTATTAATTAAATGTAGACATTAGCATACACCAGGTACGTATGCTAGCATACAGGCCTGAGAAATGCAAGTTAATTTATTACAATTCAGTTCAGCATACACCAGGTGTTAAATATGCCAGATTCACGATTTCCAAGtgcttgataaaataaaaatgtgttttttcctttatttttctctttttgcaTAAGTTTGTCTTATGAGCAATAATTCGACCTATTTGAGTACGAATTATGACAAATTACCGTTAATGAGAATTTCTAATTTTAGATGAGAACGTGTTAAAGGGAATGGCTCTTTTACACATACTCTAGGTCAGTGTTGTGTTCAATTAACTTTGCGGTCATCATATATcgttaaaatataaaagaaatactaGAATTCTTATAATGCAAAAAATCATCAATGGCCTGTTAAATTGAAAACTTCGAATTGATCACatcatttaacttttataaagatttttttttttatacctggaTTCCAGTGAAATCCAAAATTTCTATTGAGATCAACACCAGTACATGTTCCTGTTATACTATGAGATGTTGCTCGATTCTTTCTCCACATTCTATTCTGAAATACAATTTTGTACACGAATCTTATGacgaaattgataaaaaaaacaacattagaaTGAAGATAACGTCTATCACAAAGATCTTGCAATTTCAACCATTAGAGAAATACACATAAAGTAAAGCGAGATTTTGTTTTGATCGACCAACTGTTCTTCCATCCCGTATCAGGTTGAAGTTTATTGACCAACGAAGCTGGTTATTATGAACTTATAGTCTAATCAATTTGAGACTTGGTATATGTGTAAATTATGATGTGAACTTTCCAAGTATTTATATATTTGGTCGTTTGACTTGTTAAATTCGATTGTCACAGGTGAGTGTTCTGTAGACGGGACCCGCGACTGGTGCTCACAATTATGAGTTTATTGTCCTTGATATTGATAaggtttttgtacaaattatgaaGATGATAATACTGTCATGGTTTAGTGAACATTTAAATATGATAGTGTGAAACAagttcattttcatttattttttttaacgtttaTGTAGCTTTAGATATAGTTGTGTTGATGTCAATTGAAAATGAGAGCACACGCTTGTTCCTTTTTGAACTTCTTACAAGGTATGCAAAATTACAAACTTAGCCGCGATTGCACACGATTGCATAAATGACTTACATCTGTTCCTGTTGATTTTATTACTTGACGTGCCTTAGAAGTTCACGTGCTTTCTGCCAAACTACATAAATATTTGTGTTGTTTTATAGTTGACTTACATTTGGTCTAGAACTATTATCTATTTATTTACATTGTGTTCGAGCACTTTTCATTATTTGAATTGCATGAATTCTTATAGGttgtaacaacatgaacaagttCTCGTCGTTTTATAAATTTACTTACATTTATTCTTGGAGTCAGtatttattaatttacattttgTTCCAGCAGTTTTAGATACTTGAACCGCCTTAGTTCTATTGAGTTCCTGTTGTTTTAATACGTTCAGTTACCTTTCtgaagatgttatatatatatatatatagagagagagagagagatttaAATTTTGTTCAAGCAGATTAAAATACTTGAATTgcctttttatattttatcgtttTATAAGTTTACTTACATTCGTTCTTGAGTACTCGTATCCATCTGGATTCATCACTGGTAAAAGGTACCAGTCAAATTTCTGTAACATTGAAGTTATCTCGGGGTTGTTATCAGGATTCATGGCGAGCTTAATGTTAAGAAGATtgatatttattgttaaattacGTCACTCATAACTCATATCATAAAACAGTCAGTACAAACCCCacacattaaaaagtaaaatcacaaaaaatactaccgtaaactcagaggaaaattcaaaacggaaaattcctattcaaatagcaaaatcaaaagctaaaacacatcaaatgaatgcataacaactgtcatattcttgacttggtacaggcattttctgatgtatcaACAGCGTTTAAAACGTTTTAAGCGTTAAagcgttttttgttgttgtttggttttttttaatctataaatctATTATAATCTGTGGATCTATGAAATACGCTatgatgttttgatattttgcagttaaattaatgaataaaaattcctttcaatgataaaaaaaaaagaagatgttacCAAATATCAAGTAGTACCACTATGTATAGATTATTTGTAtttatgaatttctttaatttaccAATTATTAGTTAAGAGAACAAACCTGATCAATAAGGTACATTACAACAGCAGTAGAAATCCATTCTCTAGCATGAATACCTCCGTCGATTATAATAGCTTTCTTTGATCCCCCTGAACTGACCTGTACAAACGAACGAACATGATATAATGATTATTAATAGACGATGTCTTTTAAGttatattttcatacatttttaattGCTATTTAAACTGTTGTATAGTACATTTTTCATTGCATCTatttaacaaattcaaaatattatcAGCCAGCGTATTTGTTGTGTTtaatatacaaatttataattGCTACTCTTGATGATTCATATAGTTTACCCATATCAGACAGACACAATGAATAGATTATATACACTAAGTTTTAAGTTTGTAAATGATGTCAATACAACTACAATATTCGAGGAATTATCATTAAGACGTATAAAAGTATAGACTATTTATGACTCTAGAAAAAATCAACAGACACAACACATCTAATTCACATTGGTCTTTTTCACAACCTATTTGTTTTACTTGCCTTCAAATATTTGATCGCCCTTCCTTGTACACTATGACCAGCAGTATGTACAGTTGCGTATCTGGATGATAATGCTACGGCATCTAAATGATTGGAGATCTGTGGTGAAAAATGAATGACAAGATTTACTATTATACTATTATACTTAAATGAATAAGTAAATaatataagttttatttctaaaaataccATCTCTAATTCAGGACCAAAGTGTTTGACTGTATGTCATATTCCGTATCCTTAAAACTTTGGTAATTTACGTGATATAGTTCCTCTATTCGTCACTATGTTTGTATGTTACCTGAATAAAGGTGATATTGTTGTATAAAGATCAGGAAACCTAATCATCTATAAATGGACTCATATATTCCATTCTCAGTTCTATGTTTTACCATGATAGATTAAGTTCTAAAAATTGatacgccagatgcgcatttcgttTAAACCTGCGCCACAATGTCCTTAAATTGGCACCAAATGGACACACGATAAAGGAAATGTTTAAATTGAGATATCTTATCGTAGAATGCTTATGTGACATACTAattctcgactcctaggagtcgagattaagaattgaacgatggacacttagggcgtgaatttttcttgctacctgattggaagatatcacgagacgtgaataatcaaaatttattgattggttaggacaatccaaaccaagtaaatgtccttcaatcccgtagagtatcggatttgtcgtctctattttagcaattagattttacacaggtaacttttatctataaatagacgaatcttctggagtaaacaacaaggactgtatagccagtcaaggtcgttaaaaacttccatttgttgttaacaacaacgttaaacgatactaCAAGTTCATAACGTGtcacctcacgtgtgtggtaaaatttgttgattgatgcacgtggttattctagtaaatgaattaatctacaaagcgagagctttttccattttcatcagctaagagtcgaattTAGCACTTTTTGAAAGGCTATCGCTTGTCTGAAAGCTAGAATGATAATGTGACATAATAACCTAATAGCTAGAATGATAATGTGACATAATAATCTGATAGCAAGAATGATAATGTGACATAATAACCTGATAGCTAGAATGATAATGTGACACAATAACCTGATAGCTAGAATGATAATGTGACATAGTTACCTGGTTCCTAGACTGATAATGTGACAGACTTACCTTATAGCTGTAATGATAATTTGAcataattaattaatatttagAATGATGATATCGACCCGgctttgttttctctcaattgagttatgactttcaaacagcggtatattactgtccCCTTGTTATATGGCATAATCACCTGGTTTCTAGAACTATACATGTAATACAACATAATTACCTTATAGCTAGACTGATAATGTGACATATTTACCTTATATTTGGAATTATAATTTGACATAATCACGTGATAGATAGAATGATGACATGACATAATTACCTGATAGCTTGAATGAAAATGTGATATTATTACCTACAGCTAGAATGATAATGGAATATAATTACCTGATAACTGGAATGATCATGAATTATAATTAACTGACAACTGGAATGATAATATGACATAGTACCCTGATAGCTTGAATGATAATAATTACCAAAAAGCTGGATTGATCATACGACATAATTACCTGAACGTCTGAATGATAATGAGATATAATTACCTGATAGCTGGAATGATATTATGACATAGTTAAATGATAGTTGGAATGACAATTTGACATAATTACCTGAAAGCTTGAATGATAATGTGACAAACTAAAGCTAGCTGCTGCTCTGGATTTCACGTGTGAAGAATGGACATTTTCATTTTCGATTAGTCTGAAAGAgttaaaacattcattttttgaatgacagttacaattgtttattttgattATAATTAGACAAATGTGGTATTAAGAGTGAGTAAATGTTTTCATaagctactgtggattcatttattttcgtgggtatcaacttttgtggattgctgaaaacttgcctACTCGTGGATATCTTATTTCGTGGTTTTATCAATCTTTGTATACAAAgcatttgaaaaatgttattcGTTGAGCATTTGAATTCGGGGTTCACCTGTCCCCATGAAACCCTCGAAaatttggtatccaacgaattgtaatgaatccacagtatacagtAAATGAAAAAATCTTTTGCTTTTATGTGATGTGGAAATAAAATGTTGTAGTTTTTGTTTGTGATTGAAATGTATGACATAAGTACTCCAGTTGTTTTGGGGTTTGTATTTCTTAATGTTTAGTGAGTTGTTATTTGTTTGTAACTCTGTTTGATTTTACTGATTTGGCAGTTATTCGGCGTCTAGGGCTTTCTATTGCACCTTTAGTTTTTCTTCACATATTGATACTGCTGTCATTTTATGGAAATTTGATGTAATGTTAGAGTTGGTGgattcttttcaattttttccaaaattgtatgCTACAAGGAAACTGATGTGGCAAATTGTTTTTTCGTCTGAATTGATTACTATTTGTCATGTATGATGGCTTGATAATCAATAGTTGATGACATCTAAGTCATTTGGTATTTGGtgagagttgtcacattgacatTATACAATTATTCACTTTTAATGAGGTTGGTActaaagagagacgaaagatactaaTGGGACAGCCAAACTactaaatcgaaaataaactgacaacgccatggctaaaaatgaaaatgacaaacagacaaacaatagtacacatgacacaacatagaaaacttaagaattaacaacacgaaccccaccgcaacctaggggtgatctcaggtgcttcggaagggcaagcagatcctgctctacatgtggcatacgtcgtgttgcttatgagataacaaatccggtaaatagtctaattttgtATGTCACATTCGTGAAGGGGAAGGGGATTGtatttacgacgtaaggaacatattatGATTTATTAACACAAAGATATGATTTTCACCGAGGCAAAAGGCCGAGAGCGAATGCCATACCTCTGGCGTTGATAAATAATAGGGTTGTAATACGTACACGATATGTAATCTACTTTCCCTAAATTAAAAGGGATGCAGTTGTCCCGGTCCTATATCTCATTTTATTCATAACCCACCCAAATCCTTGTATAATTTCTAGATTATTGTAAACAGCTTTAAATCATTTAACTGTGCATAGTTATATGTAGTTGTTGGAGGCGGATCTTTGGTAGTCGCTGAAACATTCATTCACCATGTAGAATAGAATCCGTGTACATCACATATGGTGTGACTGGGTTCCCAAAGATATATCGAAATCCTTGAAACCTGTTGATGGGAACGATTTAATTCTTGACATAAATATCGTGTACATCAGTtctattgttgaagacagtaTACCTAACCCTTGCTGTCTGTGTGTTACTCGTGTCATTTAGTAGATGTCCGTTGACGCTTTCCTCGATCAAATTTAGTTTATATTGACTGCAATTTGTAGTTCTACAACGACATAttgaatataatttaatttattactTTTGTAGGTCTTCAATCCATGTCATGTAACTGGTTCCAAGTGATTTCAGTTCTGCCATAAATTCCTTGAGATTATGTGCGTCAACATGAATATCCAGTGTACTGTTGAGGGACTTTGGTATGTTCCAAATATCAACCTACAAGAATTGAATATATCAGTACGTGTCTCTTtctattcattttatttattcaaacaaaaacaaagtatCATTAACCCTTATTGTTATCTAAATCGAATGTCATTTTTCTACCGACTTTTAAGGAGCATATGAAGTCCTCGTGTTATTGAGATTTGTGTTGTTTCATCTTAatcttgttttaataaaaatgagaCATACATCCACCGGAGTTCAAATGAGGTTCAAATTATGGTTGCTGATTGCCTCTGCGTTGCGTTTTAACTTAGATATGGTGTTACTACTTTTTCATCGACGAAAGATTTAGACTGACCCAATATTCTGAACGCAGAACATTTGTTAAGGTAGAACATGATGACCCTCAGCTTAGTTCAACATTTAGTATTTGTGAGTTgaagtttggattttttttctcttctattcattaaatattttaatatttttctgtataATACCATTGGAAAATGAGGAAGAACATATTAGATGGTTATTTCTGTCAGTGTCTTCTTTTGTTGCTCTAGGATATTTACCGAcagtgcaagggctgtatagcaagtcaaggtcgttaaaacttccatttgtttgctCTAGGATAACGGTATCGGTTACTTTACATATTTTCACTGttcaattatattaaaataacaaaCTATATGTACTAACATTGTATTTTTTACCCATGTCTACGATTTTCAGAATTTCATCCGAACTCTTTGGTAAAATACGAAGCACCTGATTCCTGAAAAAAACATCTTCAAGACTATTATCTGTTTCATTGAAAAATTTaacaacataaacatgataaagaacgGAATTATGTGAATATTTGTTATCCtgagaacaaacaaaaaatgtgctGTACATTCTTTAAATCTAAATGTGTTAAGGACAGGAATGTgtgcatgatttaaaaaaaaatggtaaccCATTTAAAATCAACCATTATAACATTATATTAATCACATACCCGTCGAATCTTTTCTTGCTAGATGGTAGTCCGTATGTAAACGTAACTGCCAACAGCAACAACGGGAAGAAACTCCTCATGCTGAAATCATgaaacaatttataaacaaattaaaagttgattataAAAATGATGGTCTGTGCGACGTCCTCTGTCAGACATTGTAACTAAGCACAAAAAAGGACGGCATGCATTGTGGTATATGTCTTACCGACTAGTTAAGAAAGAGAGTTTTTCATTGGATAACACAATTAATGAagcataagctaaattcattttagcataagctaaattcatttaatATAAGCTAAATTCATCTTAGCATTTGCGAAATTCATTTTTGCATTTGCTAAATCCATTTTAGCATTAAATATTTGCCTTAATGAATTAAGTTTATGCTAAAATTAActtcttttctcgtttgaattattttacgttgtcatatcg is from Mytilus galloprovincialis chromosome 6, xbMytGall1.hap1.1, whole genome shotgun sequence and encodes:
- the LOC143079008 gene encoding carboxypeptidase B-like, whose amino-acid sequence is MRSFFPLLLLAVTFTYGLPSSKKRFDGNQVLRILPKSSDEILKIVDMGKKYNVDIWNIPKSLNSTLDIHVDAHNLKEFMAELKSLGTSYMTWIEDLQKLIENENVHSSHVKSRAAASFSLSHYHSSFQISNHLDAVALSSRYATVHTAGHSVQGRAIKYLKVSSGGSKKAIIIDGGIHAREWISTAVVMYLIDQLAMNPDNNPEITSMLQKFDWYLLPVMNPDGYEYSRTNNRMWRKNRATSHSITGTCTGVDLNRNFGFHWNPAIGGSRDECEETFAGTKAFSEPESRAVGQLMQSLRGQAIAYLNLHSYGQLWLWPWGYTTSLPSDLADLKHMAGRGAAAIYPSHHAHYTTGGDATDLYPAAGGADDFAKGGAGIKYSYTVELRDTGRHGFVLPASTIIPSGEETLKGIIAFASELYAYERL